From the Cryptomeria japonica chromosome 2, Sugi_1.0, whole genome shotgun sequence genome, one window contains:
- the LOC131057667 gene encoding protein MNN4-like: protein MAASSEKTAPSNNRQGGGNNEIVEVFSIPISTKKRKRGEESKNERHTSSKGKEKQEKPTPASAAKKVRFQEKVTTETKEIDERENSILKRRKESSLVENDKKKDEGKEKHSSVEVLDHIHTKNMIEGCVKSMISEAKQEFGKENKSIMDAFQNKARQGNEKRKGSASYKHRADMFDSLPCSHYIRSDMLEAPLNDFEIEELNEKWRQVQETELKARIGRVALMNEELQMRMARIRKESNDKRC from the exons ATGGCGGCTTCTTCAGAGAAAACCGCGCCATCAAATAATAGGCAGGGCGGAGGGAACAATGAAATTGTTGAGGTTTTTTCAATACCCATTTCAACGAAGAAGCGCAAGAGAGGAGAGGAGTCGAAAAATGAGAGGCATACAAGCAGCAAAGGCAAGGAGAAACAAGAAAAACCTACACCCGCCTCCGCTGCAAAGAAAGTCAGATTCCAGGAGAAGGTAACAACTgagaccaaagaaattgatgaaagGGAAAACAGCATTTTGAAAAGGAGAAAAGAGAGCAGTCTGGTGGAGAATGATAAAAAAAAAGATGAAGGGAAAGAAAAACACTCAAGTGTTGAG GTGCTGGATCACATTCACACCAAGAATATGATTGAGGGGTGTGTGAAATCTATGATAAGTGAAGCAAAACAAGAATTTGGGAAAGAGAACAAGAGTATTATGGATGCCTTTCAAAATAAGGCGAGACAAGGAAATGAGAAGCGCAAAGGGTCAGCCTCTTACAAGCACAGGGCTGATATGTTTGATAGTTTACCTTGTTCTCATTACATAAGAAGCGATATGTTGGAAGCCCCACtgaatgattttgaaattgaagaactaAACGAGAAGTGGCGGCAGGTGCAAGAAACTGAGTTGAAAGCTAGGATTGGACGAGTTGCGTTAATGAATGAAGAACTGCAAATGAGGATGGCGCGAATTCGTAAGGAGTCGAATGATAAACGTTGTTAG